From a single Couchioplanes caeruleus genomic region:
- a CDS encoding FmdB family zinc ribbon protein: protein MPTYQYACTECGEQLERVQSFSDPALTECPACSGKLRKVFNSVGIVFKGSGFYRNDSRSGSVSTDKPSSSTTPTDGKSDASSTTSTTPAAASTPSSSSSSSSSTTSSPAASTAS from the coding sequence GTGCCCACGTACCAGTACGCATGCACGGAGTGCGGGGAGCAGCTCGAGAGGGTGCAGTCCTTCTCGGACCCGGCGCTGACGGAATGCCCCGCCTGCAGCGGCAAGCTGCGCAAGGTGTTCAACTCCGTAGGAATCGTCTTCAAGGGCTCCGGCTTCTACCGCAACGACTCGCGCTCCGGCAGCGTGAGCACGGACAAGCCGTCGTCCTCGACGACCCCGACGGACGGCAAGTCGGACGCGTCCTCGACGACGTCCACGACACCGGCCGCGGCCTCGACACCTTCATCGTCGTCCTCCTCCTCTTCGTCGACGACCTCGTCGCCGGCTGCCTCAACCGCTTCCTGA
- a CDS encoding 5-formyltetrahydrofolate cyclo-ligase — protein MPDLTRDAQRSRAEKVALRNRLLAARRSKPPETLTSAATAVHEALIPLVRQESPTVIAAYVPIGSEPGGPELPDVLCEALPPTSLLLLPALLADGDLDWVRYEGPGSLRPGARGLLEPAGPRLGPTAISRAGFVVVPALAVDRHGVRMGRGGGSYDRALARVDLTALTVALLHDGELLDSVPSEPHDRRVRAVITPAEGLSATPDWTK, from the coding sequence ATGCCCGATTTGACCCGTGATGCACAAAGATCTAGAGCCGAGAAGGTAGCCCTCCGCAATCGCCTGCTCGCAGCACGTAGATCAAAACCGCCGGAAACCCTCACTTCGGCCGCGACCGCGGTCCACGAGGCGCTGATTCCCCTCGTACGCCAAGAGTCACCCACAGTCATCGCCGCCTATGTCCCGATCGGCTCGGAGCCGGGCGGCCCGGAGCTGCCCGACGTTCTGTGTGAAGCACTGCCGCCGACCTCCCTGCTCCTACTCCCTGCACTACTGGCAGACGGTGATCTGGACTGGGTCCGCTACGAAGGCCCCGGCTCCTTGCGTCCCGGTGCGCGCGGACTACTCGAACCGGCAGGCCCCCGCCTGGGCCCCACGGCGATCTCACGAGCCGGCTTCGTGGTCGTCCCCGCCCTCGCAGTCGACCGGCACGGCGTACGCATGGGCCGCGGCGGAGGCTCCTACGACCGCGCCCTCGCCCGCGTGGACCTCACGGCTCTCACCGTGGCCCTGCTGCACGACGGTGAGCTGCTCGACTCCGTGCCGTCGGAGCCTCATGACCGCCGCGTACGGGCCGTCATCACACCTGCGGAGGGCCTCAGTGCGACGCCGGACTGGACGAAATAA